GTATTCCTCTATAATCATATCCGTATCAATACCACGTGCCGTCTGCTGACCGAGAACCTTTATAATCTCACCTTCAGGATTTCTTGCACTCTGGGGGTAGGAGATAATATTTGCGACTACAATATCCCCGTCCTTTGCCTTATTAAAAGACCGCTGGGCGATGAAAATATCGTAACAGACCTTCTTATCAGAAGGTATTACAAAACCGAAGTTTCTCCCTTTCTCAAATCGTCCCACGACCTTTTTATAAAATCTCTCTAATACCCTTATAACCCTTCCCTCTATACGTCCGTCTTCTTTAACAGCCTCAATCCTTGCCACAACCTTGTCATTATTCATTGCCCCAGTCATATACCTTCGTGGGATAAAAACATCCGGTTCACCTTTTGTGTCAGAAATCAGAAAACCATACCCGTCAGCATGACCTTGAAGAATACCGGTTACAAGGTTCATCCTTGCAGGGAGACCGTAACGTTCGCCTCGTATCTTAACAATCAAGCCCTCTTCTAACATGTTATGTACAATCTTGTTGAACTCCTTGCGGCCTTTTTTGGATACACCAAGTACCTCACCAAGCTCTTTTAAAAGAAGCGGCCGGTATGCCCTGTCCTGCATAAGATTTAGTATGTCATTCTTGTCTAATTTCACTCGTAAATCACCCCCCCATACCCCCCCTTGTAAAGGGGGGGATTTTTAATGCCCTTTGTGAAACCGCAGTTTCATGACAGTTCACTCGAAGATCCCCTCCGGCGGGGTAAGAAAACCCCGCCTATCCATTTCTATGAGTATAGGCGGGGTTTTCTTACCCCGCTGATTTTCATGTCCCTTTGTGAGCGAGTCGCTCATGTATGTTTAATTCGTTTCTCTTACTTCTATCTTCTTGCTTCTAACTTCTGCTAACTGCTTACTGTCTTTAATCCCTCTTGACAGTTTCTATCGAGTTAGGTTAACGTATTTTATTAAAAAATGAAAGGGGAAAGAAATAATGGCTAAACCGAAATACCACATTTTAGTATGTACAAACACACGGCCGCCCGGTCATCCTAAGAGTTCATGCGGAGAAAAGGGTGCTCAGGGTGTTGTAATGAAATTCAGTGAGGAGCTTGAAAAGAGGGGGCTTTTTGGTCAGGTAATACTGAGCGGTTCCACATGTATAGGGATGTGTAATTTCGGCCCTATTGTTCTGGTTTATCCTGATGCAGTATGGTACCGCGGGGTTACGGCAGATGATGTTGCTGAAATAATGAATGAACATATAATGAACGGTAAGCCTGTTGAAAGGCTGATGATACCGGACAGTGCATGGGGTGAATGAAGATACTTTTCTTAGGTTCCGGCACATCAACCGGTGTACCGGTCATAGGATGTAATTGTGCTACCTGTCAGTCAGACAATCCAAAGAACAAACGGACAAGGGCATCCATACTTGTCGGCAGTAATAACAAAAATATCTTGATAG
The window above is part of the Nitrospirota bacterium genome. Proteins encoded here:
- a CDS encoding (2Fe-2S) ferredoxin domain-containing protein, encoding MAKPKYHILVCTNTRPPGHPKSSCGEKGAQGVVMKFSEELEKRGLFGQVILSGSTCIGMCNFGPIVLVYPDAVWYRGVTADDVAEIMNEHIMNGKPVERLMIPDSAWGE